The DNA segment aaaacaaattaaaacatGACATGGTAGAAATAATATTATCCAAATGTATGTAACACTCGCATCATTTTACTAAATTTTATCATCAATTCTATCGTGTAAAGTATATCAATAGATCGCTGTTAAAATCATAGTTTTTTATCAActaaaaattagttaaaaatgttaaaaaaataattgtaaaaaataggGTCAAATAAAGCGTACGGATGTAAACGTAACACTACCAACTGAATTTGTTGTAACACTATTCGTTTTCCCATACACTTTCAAAATGATGGTCCATGTTAACAATCGGGATTCCAAGATCTATATCATCCGGATTTAGGAAAGGAAGATCATCGAGTTCAAGATTATCTTCTTGAAGCCATTCCGCTTCCCATTCGTCATCACTGTCAAAGTTGACCAGTACCTCTCTATCTCGTTTAGCAAACACTTTTCGTGGTTTCCTTTTGTTTGTCCGTGATTGAGTTCCATGAACGTGCTTGACATGATTCTTCAATAATGTTGATGAGGCAAAATAAAGTTCGCAATATGTGCATGTACGTTGCTCTAATTTGTCCTGTGTGCTCGGGCAAAATGTGTCATAAGACAGTTTATTGCTCTCAAAAAGCGCAAGGCTTTGGAAAAGAGTAGCAAACTTTATGTTTGATTCCGCTATGGTAGCGCTTGCAGATCTGTCTTCCAAAACGGCCACACAGGGATTGTACGAAAGAGGAATAGGTGGCGGCAAAAATCTGTgaggaaaatatgttccataTTTACTCCGAAAAACATTGCAGCAGGCCGTGTCGAAGCATTTGACAATTTGCAAGCAGTATTGTGAAGTCCGTACATGCGTTGCCTTCCACAACTCGTCCATTTGGATAATTGCAGACTTTTGGAGTTCTGATTGTTCTGGTGGAATATATTCCGCCAGCACGTCGAATCCATCGATAATTACATTACTCCACACTTCTGCTAGAGTCTCagcagctttttgaaaaaatttcttctcAAGTTCTACATCAATAGTCTTCCCTTGCGTGTTAAGATGAGAACCATAAGCGTCATGAGGAAGAATGAGTCCTGCTAGTTCACGACTTAGAGGTGCCATTCGACGCTCTACAGGGTTAAAGGCCAACCTTCCCGGTGCATTGGTGGCTACGAAATATGCATCTAAATCGTTCGTTCGGAAATGGTGTATGGCAACCTCAATGGATTTGACGAACCGCGGGTTCTCGTCAGGTCCGCCATCGACAGTTGTTATCAACACTGGTTTCATCTTTCCATCTGCAGACTTCAACGTCGAAACGAAAGTAGGCTGGTTCATTAAGTTTTCAAAATCAAGTGCATGAGCACAAGCGGTCGACTTTGCATGTTTAGCTGAGCGAATCGCTATATATGTGGATCACTGAATCCATTTTTTCGTATTTCCAGAGCTGCGaagtacaaatatttaaaagtaggttcaataaaattgtttcgaatcACTTACCAGCATAAACAGATGGGATTAATTTATGTTTTTCAGCAATAACCCAGTCGTGGTCCGGTAATCGTACTCTGTATTCCATGTGCATCAAGATTGGCGACTGATGAGATGCAGCTGTTATTGCCAAGGGGACACGAGCTTTATCGTCTTGACTGATTCTGGCTACCTCATGTGGACCAAGGAAGCTAGCTACTTCGTCCAATCGCTTAATTGTTGATGCACAGAATCGTGTGTCTTGATGAAATTTATGATGATCATTTGTCGCCCGAATCAGTCGTACTGGTACAGTATTGACGTGCCGCTTTCCTTCAATCGTAATACTGCGCTTTGGCATCAATCGGTAGTAAACGTAAGTTCTAGACATATTGTATCCCAGTTCCCTATAaatatgttgaatttactaaaaaatacgctaccTATCTGAAGTATTAAACTTCGCAAGCAATTCACATTTACTGACGTTTTCAGCTGCAGTGAGCTGCAATTATTGGACTAAAATTAGAGCATTTGAATAATTCAGATAACAACATCTATTAGTCTGAAAAAGTGGTCAAAAAGTGGAAGACGCCTATTTtccagtaaaaaaaaaagatatcaaatgtcTGCTTTAGTGATCGTTTAATAGTTGCTTAACATAACAAAGGCATTAACATTTTCATTAGAATGGCATTTATTAATAAAACTTTGAAGGTATGTGAGACATTCGTAATGCTAGCACAAAGACACAGAAGCACATAATCATAACACTTACTTCAGACGTTCTACTAGGTCATCCAAAGTTTTGACCGTTCGGAGCTGTTCAAACCTTCGCCTCTCCTGTGCAGATGAGCCGTACTGAGCGATATCAATGATTGCATCCATTATTTCTGCTTCATCATCCTTCCGCGGCCTTCCTGGACAGCTGTTGAGCTTTGATGCTTTTGCAGGCGAAGGCTCCGAAAGTTTCTGTTTCTTCCGTTTCAGATTGTCACGAAACGTCTGCTGCCGTTGTTGACCGTCAATgagctttttcaattttttttcaaggcgATCCTTAGacttttttaactttttaagtTCAAGCACCTGATCGACGGTTATCATCCCCTTGTCTTGCCGCAGTAGCAAATTGGCGATATCAGCGTTCACGATGGCCAACTCATTCTTTACGGTATCTTGCTTCGGAGTAACACCACTTGGTCCAGGTTCACAATCAGCAGCTTTCGCTGATTTCTCAGTGTTCGATGTGGGAGTCGAAATTGACAAAACGATTGGCGCTTGTTCGCTATCGTTCAAGACTGGCTCAGCTCCATCTGATCGTGTATCATTATTTGTTTGATTGAGACTTACTCTTGGTTTCGTTGTCGGGAACTGCTTGAAAAACCGTTGATTCTTGTTCCTCGATTCGGTCACCAAATCGGTCAATTCTTGTTCCTTGGCCGAGTAGAGATTCATGAAGtcctctttctttcttatcTCTCTCCAATATTCGGCACATCGTACTTGCAATTCTTTTCTGGACTTGACGGGGTATGCGGCGCAGAACAAGCCATAAAGCCGTTGGTATATTTTTTCCTTGTCCATCTGCTTTACACAAAAGTAGTGGGTGAATTAATGTTTAAAGTTAATAGTCGATATTTAATGCTAATGCTTACTTTTCCATGGAATCTATCGTAATCAATACCAAGCAAATTTACCGCACCAGTTGGACACTAAATTACATTTTGACAGCTTCTGCATacgaaaaatgtaaataaaacagaACAAGAAAAGGTAGGGTTGGGCGTTATTTTTAGGTTACAcggcaaacaaaaaaaactggaaaaaatattactttgtatttttgttttaaaatcgaattattttgaaaataagaatGTTACGCGTAACATTATTTTTTGAGACCCCCACCCCCTCTATTTTTGCGTAACAATTCGTAACAAAACTTTAActaccccccaccccctattgcgttacgtaatatttgaacagaccatTACATCGTGTTAAAAAATACCCTTTTTCTACATTCTTTACTAACACGACTGTAATTGAATGCATGAGGCTATGCCCTATTTAACAATTTCCATTATAAAATGCAATCCACAGTTCTAGACCAGCAGCGCTACTATCGTGAAGGTTGCGCCGAATCAAAGTTTCGAGCCTGAATAAAGCGTGGCCTTATTTAGTTAAACccatttttaaattgaactattagttttagaatAGCGTTCTTACCGGGAAGGTTgtactaaaaaaaaataagttctaACCCATAATTCGAGGAAAAAGTCCGCAACCACCGAGAATTAAAATGAACTTCAACAAGCTGTTCGCATTCGTGCTGCTGGTTGCGTTGGTCTTTCTGGGTCAAACCGAAGCTGGCGGTTTGAAGAAACTTGGCAAGAAATTGGTAAGATCCGCGTTCGGAGTGTTGTAAGTCGTTAAATGTTGTCATCCAATAACATTTATTCTACAGGAAAGGATTGGCAAGCACGTGTTCAAAGCTTCCGAAAAGGCGCTACCAGTTGTGGCGGGGTACAACGCGATTGGAAAGTGATTATGAATTGAAGCAATGGTATTTAAGTGCACTGAATATGCCAAGTTCCTACATGACAGTATTGTTTATAGACTTATGGTGTAGCTTAGATGCTCCAACTACCTACATATGtgtaattgtttcaaaagtggtttacaataaatatttgaacACCACATACATTTAGCATTTTTTAATCCTGTTCCGTATCACAattgttaatatctcagccgatATCGAAGTTATTCCGATTTCCAATACTGAATATCCATTGATTATTATCTGCGATTTGTTACACCTAAAACTTCTCAGGTATCATTTAGGATATATCTAATTCTCACGTAAATTTGGTAATTTGAAGCAGAGTTTTTGTTATTCTCCCAACTaactaatccaaatccgaaaTTACAAAGGCTTCAGCacatttttacaaatattttttgctcAACCACACAATGAGAAAAATCGAGGTATCGGATAAATTAAACATCGAtaacattatttattatttgacaGAATCTTCTCCTTTGTGTTTAACTtaatgtaaaattaaaaaaaaacacacaaataaagGCATAAAAAAAGAATCTTCTC comes from the Armigeres subalbatus isolate Guangzhou_Male unplaced genomic scaffold, GZ_Asu_2 Contig505, whole genome shotgun sequence genome and includes:
- the LOC134204279 gene encoding cecropin-A1-like — its product is MNFNKLFAFVLLVALVFLGQTEAGGLKKLGKKLERIGKHVFKASEKALPVVAGYNAIGK
- the LOC134204280 gene encoding uncharacterized protein LOC134204280, producing the protein MDKEKIYQRLYGLFCAAYPVKSRKELQVRCAEYWREIRKKEDFMNLYSAKEQELTDLVTESRNKNQRFFKQFPTTKPRVSLNQTNNDTRSDGAEPVLNDSEQAPIVLSISTPTSNTEKSAKAADCEPGPSGVTPKQDTVKNELAIVNADIANLLLRQDKGMITVDQVLELKKLKKSKDRLEKKLKKLIDGQQRQQTFRDNLKRKKQKLSEPSPAKASKLNSCPGRPRKDDEAEIMDAIIDIAQYGSSAQERRRFEQLRTVKTLDDLVERLKELGYNMSRTYVYYRLMPKRSITIEGKRHVNTVPVRLIRATNDHHKFHQDTRFCASTIKRLDEVASFLGPHEVARISQDDKARVPLAITAASHQSPILMHMEYRVRLPDHDWVIAEKHKLIPSVYAGK